Proteins from one Sabethes cyaneus chromosome 2, idSabCyanKW18_F2, whole genome shotgun sequence genomic window:
- the LOC128737711 gene encoding inner centromere protein, with amino-acid sequence MDDLMSKFDELILHALTAESRLEEKFKKSTQNVDEFVAQCISTGTPVQNKKRPKRLDSINDGAQGDREHETSSASNSSTASRSLRKNSVNNVSQQQSQKQPEVSDSLEHSHTRPARTARIKAAQHLKEPTLNEKMRQPSVTIKKERISEEVRKNRVEPMEVDTENDGNALNGVAPLEKIQENDKRKSNDEGFGSNNEKDKDAEEAPPSREVSIMVIPQPIPKVEVLSDDEASEKMPPPAMPPPKARTRTKKADKSKSKASHAFPVPIKKEKDLDELSSSSAVSSAESSLSNSSVKTSERIRKKKASTQMVEEKVHIKTEKLSGERFKKSSKSKVAEKPATNNTSPAASEKSVYEDAIDSDSIMRPLVVSVGKVNVGPEPEKNQTFAMEKNGTFSVPASNGTFVVPSPNGGTANGTFQVKSPENGANATFDIRQLPVAGDGTFVMENKSADKQPQAPVNSSIMTEDNSHLEDPSPEPEPKPKSKPSVPKKPPTVAKPNQKKNHALFSMQSPIKTRIEAFEKAAICSPMHTRTGKVTTPLQTVRLPTKTSTTPLASQRFPSSAKVGPIQTTPTAQSTLSQLGKGMSSSASKLAHLQKKPTLASATLTKSHSLSREPSVERLGTLSGASSSSSLALLDEKKKMREEKQRLAHQQREQLEKEKREHAERLMREKDEKMRKLVQEKEDKLRAKQVQKAKKMEEFEKRRHLEELNQRQLAEQKREELARLEQMQRAEREQEVLKLNQAKENYEIKLHKQMYQQKLLQQQKLQQQLLLQKQKSGHAAVPTEATSKGTAYFSFDMIATDDSTDDESVGTSKKTKRPPLPPWSTKEHRTQPMRIQSEIQLKIIDQFFSVAPMTPDLREIFPTIDARKLKRNSSAVWRTPPRYSQMPKY; translated from the exons ATGGACGATCTAATGTCCAAATTTGATGAGCTGATTCTGCATGCATTAACAGCGGAATCGCGCTTGGAGGAAAAATTCAAG AAAAGCACTCAGAACGTCGACGAATTTGTTGCCCAATGTATTTCCACCGGAACTCCGGTGCAAAATAAGAAACGACCTAAGCGACTGGATTCGATTAACGATGGTGCTCAGGGTGACCGGGAACACGAAACCTCAAGCGCGTCGAACAGCTCGACAGCCTCTCGTTCTCTTCGGAAAAACAGCGTAAACAATGTTTCacaacaacagtcacaaaagCAACCAGAAGTCTCCGACTCTCTGGAACACAGTCATACGCGGCCAGCTCGTACTGCTCGTATCAAAGCCGCACAGCATCTGAAAGAACCCACGCTGAATGAAAAAATGCGGCAACCTAGCGTAACCATCAAGAAGGAACGCATTTCGGAAGAGGTTCGCAAAAACCGGGTGGAACCGATGGAAGTGGACACGGAAAACGATGGCAATGCTCTTAATGGAGTAGCTCCTCTAGAAAAAATACAAGAAAATGATAAACGCAAATCAAACGACGAAGGTTTCGGTAGTAACAACGAAAAGGATAAGGATGCCGAGGAGGCTCCACCGTCAAGAGAAGTGTCTATCATGGTTATTCCGCAGCCAATTCCGAAGGTAGAAGTGCTATCGGATGATGAGGCTAGTGAAAAGATGCCTCCTCCGGCAATGCCACCACCGAAGGCTAGAACACGTACGAAAAAAGCGGACAAATCAAAGAGTAAAGCTTCGCACGCTTTTCCAGTTCCTATCAAAAAAGAGAAGGATCTGGATGAACTGTCGTCTTCATCGGCTGTGTCCTCTGCCGAATCCAGCCTATCGAACTCTTCGGTTAAAACCTCGGAACGGATTCGCAAGAAGAAGGCGTCCACTCAGATGGTAGAAGAAAAAGTGCATATCAAAACTGAAAAATTATCCGGAGAACGATTTAAAAAATCCAGCAAATCTAAAGTGGCAGAAAAGCCGGCCACCAACAACACAAGCCCGGCTGCGTCGGAAAAGTCTGTCTACGAAGATGCCATCGATAGTGACTCAATCATGCGGCCACTGGTGGTATCTGTAGGAAAAGTCAATGTTGGGCCGGAACCAGAGAAAAATCAAACTTTTGCcatggagaaaaacggaactttttcgGTACCGGCCTCAAACGGAACGTTTGTGGTTCCATCTCCAAATGGCGGCACTGCTAACGGTACTTTCCAGGTTAAATCTCCGGAAAATGGAGCGAATGCCACGTTTGACATTCGCCAATTGCCGGTGGCTGGAGATGGTACTTTCGTAATGGAAAACAAATCCGCTGACAAACAGCCGCAAGCCCCGGTAAACTCTAGCATCATGACCGAGGACAATTCACACTTGGAAGACCCCAGTCCGGAACCGGAACCGAAGCCCAAATCAAAACCATCGGTTCCGAAAAAACCACCAACCGTTGCAAAACCCAATCAGAAGAAAAACCACGCCCTATTCAGTATGCAAAGTCCAATCAAGACTCGAATAGAGGCCTTTGAAAAAGCGGCCATCTGCTCTCCAATGCACACTCGCACGGGAAAAGTAACAACCCCATTGCAAACGGTCAGACTGCCGACCAAAACTTCCACCACTCCATTGGCATCTCAACGTTTTCCGTCGTCCGCAAAAGTCGGCCCCATTCAAACGACACCGACCGCTCAAAGCACACTTTCCCAGCTGGGCAAAGGTATGTCATCGTCGGCCTCAAAGTTGGCTCACTTGCAGAAAAAACCAACCCTAGCATCGGCCACGCTCACCAAATCGCACAGCCTTTCACGGGAACCCAGCGTCGAACGGTTGGGCACCCTATCGGGTGCCTCTTCCAGTTCCTCGTTAGCCCTGCTGGACGAGAAGAAGAAAATGCGCGAGGAAAAGCAACGTCTCGCGCACCAGCAGCGCGAACAGTTGGAGAAGGAAAAGCGCGAGCACGCCGAACGGCTGATGCGCGAAAAGGACGAGAAAATGCGCAAACTGGTGCAGGAGAAGGAGGACAAACTGCGCGCGAAACAGGTGCAGAAAGCGAAGAAGATGGAAGAGTTCGAGAAGCGGCGGCACCTGGAGGAGCTGAACCAGCGGCAGCTGGCGGAGCAGAAGCGCGAGGAACTGGCCCGGCTGGAGCAGATGCAGAG AGCTGAACGAGAACAGGAGGTACTAAAACTAAATCAGGCAAAGGAAAACTACGAGATCAAATTGCACAAGCAAATGTACCAGCAAAAGCTCCTGCAGCAGCAAAAGCTCCAACAGCAGCTGCTGTTGCAGAAACAGAAAAGCGGTCATGCTGCCGTGCCCACGGAAGCGACATCCAAAGGTACAGCCTACTTCAGCTTCGATATGATTGCAACGGACGACTCGACAGACGATGAAAGCGTTGGCACTAGCAAGAAAACCAAGCGTCCACCACTGCCCCCGTGGTCAACAA AGGAACACCGGACGCAACCGATGAGGATACAGTCCGAGATTCAGCTGAAGATCATCGATCAGTTCTTCTCGGTGGCTCCGATGACGCCGGATTTGCGCGAAATTTTCCCCACCATCGACGCTCGCAAGCTGAAGCGAAACTCGAGCGCGGTGTGGCGAACCCCGCCCCGCTACTCGCAGATGCCCAAATACTGA
- the LOC128735234 gene encoding platelet glycoprotein V-like, translating to MLRDGCVLLFLMVFITIARATGKNVTCWELPCRQNRYHFDCCIRQLEIDDRTAIEYANFAKQQYILLEDSNIYTVSPQLFELMTDAKMLEISGGFVPWVHLQPSITVLIIYDSQTKKIFIDPGEKKKYRLIWLEVRNVTMKEIPANLNQLRNLEHIGLVSAGIEFLVMDQFDGLNKLEELDLSGNNIFQIYVNFPMRLPSLRTLHLNNNQLTAIDVGYWYMPELTTFDLSSNKLKYIAKYNSNQMEKLCAIKAERNRWNCKWLSEFLHACFHFRGYGFSDQQFECDEGEEWQENCCYGNETESGYQEYLKAMQMI from the exons ATGCTTCGCGATGGGTGTGTTTT GTTGTTTCTGATGGTTTTCATCACGATTGCGCGAGCAACAGGTAAAAACGTGACCTGTTGGGAGTTGCCATGTCGACAAAACCGATACCACTTCGACTGTTGTATCCGACAGTTAGAGATCGACGATCGGACCGCGATCGAGTATGCGAACTTTGCCAAACAGCAGTACATCCTGTTGGAGGACAGCAACATCTACACCGTTTCACCGCAGCTGTTTGAGCTGATGACGGATGCCAAAATGCTGGAGATATCGGGAGGCTTCGTACCGTGGGTACACCTTCAACCGTCCATTACGGTGCTGATAATCTACGACAGTCAGACGAAGAAGATCTTTATCGATCCGGGGGAGAAGAAGAAGTACCGTTTGATTTGGTTGGAAGTTCGAAATGTTACAATGAAAGAAATTCCAGCGAATTTGAATCAGTTGAGGAATTTGGAGCACATTGGACTGGTGTCGGCTGGAATTGAGTTTCTGGTGATGGATCAGTTCGATGGGTTGAACAAACTGGAGGAGCTCGATTTGTCGGGTAATAATATCTTTCAAATCTACGTGAATTTCCCGATGAGGCTACCCTCGCTACGTACGTTGCATCTGAATAACAATCAACTGACGGCAATTGATGTGGGCTATTGGTATATGCCCGAGCTGACCACGTTCGATTTGTCCTCGAACAAGCTAAAGTATATTGCCAAATACAACAGCAATCAGATGGAGAAACTGTGTGCTATTAAAGCGGAGCGGAACCGCTGGAACTGCAAGTGGCTCAGTGAGTTCCTGCACGCTTGCTTTCACTTCCGAGGGTACGGTTTTAGCGATCAGCAATTCGAGTGCGATGAAGGCGAAGAGTGGCAGGAAAATTGCTGCTACGGTAATGAAACCGAATCCGGCTATCAGGAATACCTGAAGGCGATGCAGATGATCTGA
- the LOC128737369 gene encoding myb-like protein Q: MPGSGSDLGPSSSHGSSEYYRLRRHVTNGVDADDDGETGSIVPDRTGKHAFCRLCLTHSDKLRPLFPPDAAPDPALLAQISDCVEVQITLPEDIKSFICLDCVQQIYSFASFKELCKSNDQLLKSQTIARPSEDDDDDDDDVEDGDDYDGEELITPEVTICKSKLQPGSYVPDPTLLEKLLEQGVEVEAIGQSSGNLSESNQFGGNSEDREAERKAKNAARMRRWRMRQRQKQEQQLVQSQVKTEEITEQNDFAPQPVTTDEQEEALRIKQAQELFAFFAQHQLRQVEAEIRRLKESAQNQHQQEQQQPQQQGPSIKLEPPQQLATEPDQNVSRQSSPNSEKQMASLRRSRAEYMRKWRAKRQSQQNKSASFGLVGRPPVSPAQTESEKLLAQRNNRAEYMRRWRRERLKQELSPEEFDEWCVKSEQRRRFREWQVVRESASSTGDDTMDYGEADAEEKMFPFEASRLPGLGQS; this comes from the exons ATGCCGGGAAGTGGATCCGACTTGGGCCCCAGTTCGTCGCACGGCAGCAGCGAGTACTACCGTCTTCGACGACACGTAACAAACGGAGTGGATGCTGATGACGACGGTGAGACGGGATCGATCGTTCCCGACCGTACCGGGAAGCATGCCTTCTGCCGGCTGTGTTTGACCCACTCGGACAAACTGCGGCCGCTGTTTCCGCCCGATGCCGCTCCGGATCCCGCTCTGCTGGCGCAGATTTCCGACTGTGTGGAAGTGCAG ATCACCCTGCCGGAGGACATCAAATCGTTCATCTGTCTGGACTGTGTGCAGCAGATTTACTCCTTCGCTAGTTTTAAAGAGCTTTGTAAAAGCAACGATCAGTTACTGAAAAGTCAAACCATCGCCCGCCCATccgaggatgatgatgatgacgatgatgatgttgaAGACGGGGACGACTACGACGGCGAGGAGCTGATCACACCGGAAGTTACCATCTGCAAAAGTAAACTGCAGCCCGGTTCCTATGTTCCGGATCCAACGCTACTGGAGAAACTGCTGGAACAGGGCGTCGAGGTGGAAGCAATCGGTCAATCGAGCGGAAACCTGTCGGAGTCGAATCAATTCGGTGGCAATTCGGAAGATCGAGAAGCGGAACGTAAAGCCAAGAACGCCGCTCGCATGCGCCGCTGGAGAATGCGTCAACGGCAAAAGCAGGAACAACAGCTGGTACAGTCTCAGGTAAAAACCGAAGAAATTACCGAACAAAATGATTTTGCACCACAACCAGTGACAACAGATGAACAGGAAGAAGCTCTCCGAATAAAACAAGCCCAGGAGCTGTTTGCGTTCTTTGCGCAGCATCAACTGAGACAGGTCGAAGCAGAAATCAGACGCCTCAAGGAATCCGCGCAAAATCAGCATCAACAAGAGCAGCAGCAACCACAACAGCAAGGTCCTTCCATCAAGCTAGAACCACCACAACAGCTTGCAACCGAACCGGATCAAAACGTAAGTCGACAAAGTTCTCCCAACTCGGAAAAGCAGATGGCTTCGTTGCGACGATCTCGAGCCGAGTACATGCGAAAGTGGCGTGCCAAGCGACAATCGCAGCAAAACAAATCGGCATCGTTCGGCCTTGTCGGACGTCCACCAGTTTCACCGGCGCAAACCGAATCTGAAAAGCTGCTAGCGCAACGAAACAACCGGGCGGAATATATGCGTCGCTGGCGACGAGAACGCTTGAAACAGGAACTCAGCCCGGAGGAGTTCGATGAGTGGTGCGTCAAAAGTGAGCAACGGCGACGGTTCCGCGAGTGGCAGGTCGTCCGGGAGAGTGCCTCCTCCACCGGTGACGATACCATGGACTACGGAGAAGCTGATGCGGAAGAGAAGATGTTTCCGTTTGAGGCATCGCGGCTTCCCGGACTGGGTCAGAGTTGA